Sequence from the Primulina huaijiensis isolate GDHJ02 chromosome 16, ASM1229523v2, whole genome shotgun sequence genome:
NNNNNNNNNNNNNNNNNNNNNNNNNNNNNNNNNNNNNNNNNNNNNNNNNNNNNNNNNNNNNNNNNNNNNNNNNNNNNNNNNNNNNNNNNNNNNNNNNNNNNNNNNNNNNNNNNNNNNNNNNNNNNNNNNNNNNNNNNNNNNNNNNNNNNNNNNNNNNNNNNNNNNNNNNNNNNNNNNNNNNNNNNNNNNNNNNNNNNNNNNNNNNNNNNNNNNNNNNNNNNNNNNNNNNNNNNNNNNNNNNNNNNNNNNNNNNNNNNNNNNNNNNNNNNNNNNNNNNNNNNNNNNNNNNNNNNNNNNNNNNNNNNNNNNNNNNNNNNNNNNNNNNNNNNNNNNNNNNNNNNNNNNNNNNNNNNNNNNNNNNNNNNNNNNNNNNNNNNNNNNNNNNNNNNNNNNNNNNNNNNNNNNNNNNNNNNNNNNNNNNNNNNNNNNNNNNNNNNNNNNNNNNNNNNNNNNNNNNNNNNNNNNNNNNNNNNNNNNNNNNNNNNNNNNNNNNNNNNNNNNNNNNNNNNNNNNNNNNNNNNNNNNNNNNNNNNNNNNNNNNNNNNNNNNNNNNNNNNNNNNNNNNNNNNNNNNNNNNNNNNNNNNNNNNNNNNNNNNNNNNNNNNNNNNNNNNNNNNNNNNNNNNNNNNNNNNNNNNNNNNNNNNNNNNNNNNNNNNNNNNNNNNNNNNNNNNNNNNNNNNNNNNNNNNNNNNNNNNNNNNNNNNNNNNNNNNNNNNNNNNNNNNNNNNNNNNNNNNNNNNNNNNNNNNNNNNNNNNNNNNNNNNNNNNNNNNNNNNNNNNNNNNNNNNNNNNNNNNNNNNNNNNNNNNNNNNNNNNNNNNNNNNNNNNNNNNNNNNNNNNNNNNNNNNNNNNNNNNNNNNNNNNNNNNNNNNNNNNNNNNNNNNNNNNNNNNNNNNNNNNNNNNNNNNNNNNNNNNNNNNNNNNNNNNNNNNNNNNNNNNNNNNNNNNNNNNNNNNNNNNNNNNNNNNNNNNNNNNNNNNNNNNNNNNNNNNNNNNNNNNNNNNNNNNNNNNNNNNNNNNNNNNNNNNNNNNNNNNNNNNNNNNNNNNNNNNNNNNNNNNNNNNNNNNNNNNNNNNNNNNNNNNNNNNNNNNNNNNNNNNNNNNNNNNNNNNNNNNNNNNNNNNNNNNNNNNNNNNNNNNNNNNNNNNNNNNNNNNNNNNNNNNNNNNNNNNNNNNNNNNNNNNNNNNNNNNNNNNNNNNNNNNNNNNNNNNNNNNNNNNNNNNNNNNNNNNNNNNNNNNNNNNNNNNNNNNNNNNNNNNNNNNNNNNNNNNNNNNNNNNNNNNNNNNNNNNNNNNNNNNNNNNNNNNNNNNNNNNNNNNNNNNNNNNNNNNNNNNNNNNNNNNNNNNNNNNNNNNNNNNNNNNNNNNNNNNNNNNNNNNNNNNNNNNNNNNNNNNNNNNNNNNNNNNNNNNNNNNNNNNNNNNNNNNNNNNNNNNNTATGAATATAATGTATCCACATATTTGTGGCATGTGACCACAAATATTTGTTGGTTTGCTAACATGGGAATGCAAGTGCTGTGCCTAAGCACTAAGGGAAAGGGATGGGTTCTAACTTCTAAGCAACGCCCCCACGTGATATGATGTAGCCACATGCAAATACtccataaatatttgatttcctcctttcaaaatttttgatcttgtgcacaattttatcattttcattggTATGAATTACTTATTGGGTGCCTAATAAGGTCCCAAATGTAATATTTTCATATCCTACTATGctacttattttatttttttgtcactTTTTGATTTTGTTCTGGGAAAGAGATTTTTTTGGTATGTTAGTCCGATTAAGATTGAAAATATGACGATTCTCAAAACCTATAATCAATCTTAACTACAAAACTTAATTTTTTACGCCGTGCAATAACTCAAACttcaaaatttcaattattgTCGCATTAGGAGCAATTATTAATCTCTGATAATCATTTTTCTCAATAATTGCATAAACTTGCAACTTACTTGAATGGAACCATGATCTTGATTATGATACTAGTCATATGATTGACAACTATCACTTGCCATAAGATATAGTACGCGATAATAATacaattcaaatgttttaaacTCATGCAACAAACTCGATTATTCTATTCCGATTACTCTCGGCATGGATAATTATTGTCCCGAGACACTAACTATCGACACCGGCCCAATTTTTGTGTACAAAAGGTCTTGCAGCTTGCTTATATTTTGTACAGCGTAGATAAATGtcaaattttaataatgaattaggtccccaattaattaaattttattaaattttttaagtaCAATAACTAAGTAATTAACCATCGAgctaatattttttcaaagtgattcaaaaattttaattaacataaaaattatgaaactgaactagtaaaaaaaaattaaagttatgGCGaataaagtattattttttgggggtgagtgaaataaaaaaatatgtggaTTAATTTGAAATTGGAGTTTCCAACCCCATCCTTTCCCACAATTACTCTAATGCATGTGGTATGCTTCATTTTATCACGTCatattattacaatttttttaatatttctttcATTACACAAGTTCCATATAGTCCATATGTTTCCTCAAACTGATAAAATGTTCTTTTTTAAAGTGGTTTGTTTGTGACAACAATGATGTGTGAGgctaaattcataaaaaatttagGACTAAATTATCAAAATGTTTGGTGGCAGCTTTTAATCTAAGAGGGCTTGACTTATTTTGCACCCTCCTAAAAAAATCTTATGTGCTCAGCTATtttcacttaaaaaaaaatgtatggtGTTGTTCGTGTTGGgtagagcaatcgaaacgtGACACTTGAATTGTTgtacaatttaaaagatttgagttgcacaagTAACATTAGCTATAACTTTTAGTAATGTGACaaacgctcggtcctacaattggtatcagaacaaTGTTAcgagttcgattctcattggTTGCAAatagtgcaattattgagaggaTGATTATTGttgtgcaataattgtctttgttgGGTAGGACAATCGAAACGCGACGCTTGAGTTACTgtatggtttaaaatatttgagttgcacaattaccaCAAACTAGTTTTGGCAaagcgacaaacgctcgatcATACATATAGTTTTTTTCCTTGTCTAAAAAGGATATTCGACAGTTGACATCTCTTCTACTTCGTCGATCCAAGAATCTTACACATAAtctttttttagaaaaagatTGATTAAGAAAAAACGAGATGAGTTGAGATTATTGACAGGAAACCTAATGTTCACGTGTTTCACTAAACCAAATATCCTAAAAGGTGACGGTCTGAAAGTAAAAATTAATCGAAAACGagaataactaataaaattataaagatGACGTGAATGATTTGCGTACAAACTCTTGTCCGAAACATGCCACGTGGAGGTAGAAGGCCCACAGGTAGTGAACTTTTCCCAGATAAGAAGCAATGCATTGAGATAATAATTGGGTTTCAAATGTGGAAAGACTAACAACAATTTTACCAATAAcacttttgaaattttttccacTTGAAGATgcatatttcaattattaagaattcATATGTCCGTTTTTATTGAGTTGAAAAGAAGATCTGTCATAATTGGATATCGAATCCGAGATTGGAAACTTAATATTAGATGAGATACACCTTTGATCTGGAATCTGGAAAAAGTCCAACCACTTAAAGAAGCCATACTGTTCTGTTTGTTTTGGGCCAGAGGAGATTTGTTGAGTGTTAAAATTTGGGCTTTTGAGAATTCAAGTTTACTGAAATGGTTGAGGCCGTAATAGCCCAAAATCCAAACGGTTCCAAAAGGTCGTAAATTAGGGTTTTGATAGCAGCGTTTTACTTATTTTCCATCTCCCAGCCAACAGAGGCAGATCGAGAGAAGGAAGAGGAGGAAATGGGTGCGAAGAGATGCTAAACATTTCAATTCAACGATAAATTAGCTATTTTGGAagtaaaatttgattttgtttttgtttttgaataattattcgtatgatttattatttgttcttgtttttAGCTCGTATCAAGGTGCACGAGCTTCGGCAGAAGAGCAAGGCGGATCTGTTGGCGCAGCTGAAAGATTTAAAGGCGGAGCTTGCCCTGCTGCGCGTCGCGAAGGTGACCGGAGGCGCTCCGAACAAGCTCTCTAAAATCAAGGTGGTGAGGCTCTCAATTGCGCAGGTGCTGACCGTGATATCGCAGAAGCAGAAGGCTGCTCTGAGGGAAGTATACAAGAACAAGAAGTATTTGCCTCTTGATCTCCGTCCTAAAAAAACACGTGCCATCCGCCGCCGTCTCACCAAGCACCAGGTATTGTATTATactttagtttttattttttcttatgtTTTCACTTTTCGGTAATCCTCTTCTCAGCTATAATGATTTGCAATCAAATTGGTTCATTTTGGTAATTGGGATTTTACATTGTTGAAAGATTGGTTGAGTTGTGTGCTGTCTGTAGACTGTAATGGCTGCTGGTTGTTTGCTTCGTGTGATTTATTATGGTCTGCTGAATTTATTATCTATAGCTCGATAAATCCTGCAATGTCCCATTATATTGAACATGAATACCTGGATGATCACTAAATTGTAATCTCGTCCCTGTAATCTTGTAACTTTTATTGAGAATCAGTATACTCGTGACTGAACTGATGCAACAATATTCCAACAGAGTGACTGGAACATTGATCTTCATATATTCAGTATTCTGCACATTTCTTACTGACTTTAGTTCGAAACTTGTACATTGTAGCTTGGTAATTACACTTTGTAAATGTGGCTGATTCATTAACATGGAATCCTTCCATCCTAATGAGCTTGGTATCTGGAACGCATGGAATTAAAAATTACCCTAGACAATTTGAGTGGACTTATgtgaaaaattagaaatttgaaTCCGTcagaattatttctttgatccaaACAGTTTCTATATTGAATAAGTTAGTTTTCACTCTATAAACATTTAATGATTCCTGCTATTTTTCATCCCCAGAATAACTGTTTTTTACCAATAATGTGAAGTTTTCCTCATTTTTCCTTGCTTTAACTTAGATTTTTTCCTTCTTATTTCCTGGCCTTGTACAGGCATCATTAAAGACGGAGAAacagaagaagaaagaaatgtACTTCCCGATCAGAAAGTATGCAATCAAAGTCTAAGTTAGTTTGTGCTGGAAGCATATTTGGTATTTTTGACATCCGATCTTCGAGGATTTCAAAGTTCAGTTCAATTGAATTGTTGCATTTGCAGTTAGTTAAAGAgatcataaacttgaaattttggtaCTCTTGCCCTGTTATATGATGTTTGACTGTTCCGCCACTGgttcaattttgaatttattttgtgCGTCTCATAGaagttaatatattttaaaacacaTCTACACGTTTCATTCAAATTCGGAACTCAAGTTTGTTTTACTACTGGATATTTGACTCTCAATGAGCACAAGTATGGAGGGACATTTCAGTGCAAATTCTTGGCTTGGAGACAACCATTCTACAACATATTCAAGCACCAAAAGAGACCTTCCCTTTAGTAAATAGGTGGTTGAGATTAACCTTTTCAGGTCATAGTTACATGTGTAGAATCTGAGATTCAGATATTGGAGACCCTTTCATATAGAATTTACATTTCATTTACATTATGTTACAAgatatttcagagttgaaatCAAGTTGTTCTGGAAGGGATCTTAGATGTGATCGGGAAGATTCTGTTCAGTACCTTTAACCTGTTACAGCTGCCTGAGCATAAAAACATAACCAGGCAACCATAGCTTGGCTTTCTTAATCCCATTTTTGATCTCTTTCTCCTTTAGTTCCTCGAAAGCAACCGAGTCTTTGATTCAAGGCGTGAATAATACGCCTCCTGTATAATTGATGTCTCCGGGCAAATAAATTCCCAAAGCCTTGAGAGCCTCAATGCCACAATATCTTTTATATTGTCCTGACATATGATCAAAAGAGGAAAAACATGTATATACCTCCTGCCATGAAGCTTTAATATGCGGAAAAGGGGTTCATGATTTTCGGAACGGAGCTGTGACCGATGACTGGACCAGTGAGGTGGACGATGTCGGAATAAAAGAGACGGCCGTTAAACTGAGTCGAGGCTGTTGTTTCTCTCAGTGCCACGTTTGTTTTCGTTCATCTTGCTcatttgagttgatttttgtaaaatataataaaatcgactacatattttccttcaaaaaattGAATACATATCTTCTCACTCCGTTTTTTTACTGTGACAGAACCTACCACCACTACTTTGTAGATGTCTATTGAGCAATAATTTATAAATCACGTTAGTAAGATAAATCTTACTAGACAAACATCAAACGATATACTCGTTTGAAAAATTATTGGTAAAAAAAATCCCTCGCATACTCCACTAACTAGAACACTTTGTGAGAGACCTTCTCCCTCTTCATTTTTTCGAACTAGTGGTTCCTTGTTAGTTTAGCTTATTTAGTTATTTCTTTTGAATCTTACTTATTTTGGATAGCAGATGATATCATTCTTCAGTTATCTAGATAGCTTCAATTATAGCATCGAAATGCCCCTAAAAAAGCATACAAAAATTAATGGGAAAtcgatttttaaatatgttcaaTTACCTTTGAAAAGTATTTCTTACCTATGATGAATAATGATTACCAAATTGATGTGAGAATAAATTCATTTGACCTGAATGGAAGTTTCAATTCCCTACACGTGTTTCAATACAAAATTAAGTATATCATAAACATGTAATTCTCTATATTACGACAAGAAATAAAATTGCATTGACCTAAATGATTTCTCCGTTACATAATAACTTCTTCCACCATCATAAATAATTTCTTCAAGACTTCGTCGCATTACCAAAAAATTTGTTGTATTTGTCATTGACTGCAGCcgcaataatttttttgatttttgtgTCAACGAGTATATGATTAACGTCAGATTTTTGTTagatttatattttgtattggAATTAGGGTGAAATACCACATCGTATCGTACCGAAAATCCTATATTGTATATTgtatcgaaaatttcggtacatatAACTAAGATACCAattataccgaaattgtacggtatactgagatttcggtacgatatcagtatatatcgttttataccgaaaaaaaccttacattttaaattttttataaatttattgttttaaaatattatatattttaaaatttttgtatattttttcggtatatatcgaaattttaaaattacataccgttaccgtaccgaaatcttcggtataccgaaaattcggcatttttcggtacggtaatctcggtataccgaaaattcggtatttttcccCACCCCTAATTGGAATCTATGTATATACAGGACTGATAATTGATTTATCAGTTTTTCGTTTTCATTAAAAGTTAATAACTTATCACTACATAATTAAAAAGGGTGTAtgatttcaatttaattcacaTGACAGTGTTCTATTTTCAAACAACAAACCAAACTGTCGAATGATCAAATGTTTTTCGTGTTTTGTTTCATTTTAACAATTTCGACTTATTTTTATTATTCCTAGAATGAGTAAGAGTGCTTTTACCACACTATTTTGCTATAAAAGATCCTTCATCATTTCTAGACGTCGAGAATAATTGTGAAAAAGTATTTCAAGAATTATCCAAGGCTtctatttataattttcaatagAAAGAGTCCTTGAAACCTTGTATTTTCTTCCAAGAAATCTACAAAAATAGAGCCCAAatataactttaaaaataattctgCGTCAAAATATGGAAAATTTTCACATAAAAGGGCATGAAACCTAAGCTATGTCTTTTCCCATTTTGCACATTCTATATAGGCACACTAAGAGGGACGGTAGGCACGCATTTTGGTTGTATTTCTTTTCCATTTTATATCTTTTTCCACACTTCGATCAAGCCTAAAAACAATTCAAAAATGGTACGAAATATAAACGACATATAAGAACCGATGCAACAAAATAAATCCCTAAATCTCAATAGGAATTGTGATCAAAGTATACATTTTTTAATTTCCTCTACAGCTTGTTAAATCCTGAAATGTCCCATTATATTGAATAAGAATACCGGAATGATCACTAAATGGTGATGTTTGTCCTTATAATCTTGAGAATCAGCATACTCAAATATTGACTCAACTGATACAACAATATTCTAACATTGATCTTCATATATTTGGTATTCTACACAATCTCTTGCTGACATTGTAGCTTTGTACTTACACTTTGAAATGTGGCTGATTCATTAACATGGAATCTCACCATCCAAATGAGCTTTGTTACTGAAATTCATGAAACTCCCAATAACTTTATCCAAACATGTTGTCCTTGTTACATGATGTATGGAAAAATATGTTATCCATCTTGTTTGAAGGTTGAGGCTCGCTATTACACCTCTGGTTCAATTTTAAACCTATTTTGTTGTGTTTCATAGAAGTTAATATATTTTAACACACATATGCTGTCGTTTCGATCAATTTCGGAAAAATTCTGAATCCAGACTCGGAATGTGCACAAGCATGGAGGGACATTCCGGTTTAAATTCTTGGCCCGGAGACTAACCATTCTACAACAGATTCCAGCACAAAAGTGGCCCTCCCTATAAAAGCTGTTCGAGATCAACCTACAAAAGTTATGCTAACATGTGTGGAATCTGAGTTTCAGATATTGAAGACATTTACATATAGAATTTACATTTCTCGTTTATGTTTATGTCACAAGAGATTTCAGAGTTGAAATCAAATTATTCTGGAAGGGATCTGAGATGTGATCAAGAAGATTCTGAACAGGACCTTTACCTGTCACAGCTGCCTGAGCATAAAAACCTAACCAGGCAACCATAGCTAAGCGTCCATTCTTGATCTCTTTCACCTTCAGTTCCTCGAAAGCAAATGGATCCTTGGAAAGATTCAAGGGGTCGAATAATATGCCTCCAGGATAATTAATGTCTCCAGGCAAATAAATTCCCAAAGGCTCGAGAGCCTCAATACCACAATATCGTGCATATTCTGGTCCAACCTGTAGCCAAGAGGAAAAAAGATGCAATAAGAAAACAATTTGTCCTTCAACTTCTATCATGAACCTTGTGGGTTGGCAACTGCTACACATTCTATCCAATACAAAAAGTGCCATGTAGGTTCAAATTTCTAGAGTTTCACACAAAAGTGGGGAATTATGAATCCTCAAGTCC
This genomic interval carries:
- the LOC140960823 gene encoding large ribosomal subunit protein uL29, translated to MARIKVHELRQKSKADLLAQLKDLKAELALLRVAKVTGGAPNKLSKIKVVRLSIAQVLTVISQKQKAALREVYKNKKYLPLDLRPKKTRAIRRRLTKHQASLKTEKQKKKEMYFPIRKYAIKV